A genomic stretch from Argiope bruennichi chromosome 2, qqArgBrue1.1, whole genome shotgun sequence includes:
- the LOC129961596 gene encoding uncharacterized protein LOC129961596 — MSSSLLLLPPILLSPMSMPEAAPYLAAVQWSHEGRPLREFAAKTPLPQPAKIIKGQHQNLGVPSLPSPNLCQFVLVASAGKQLKVIAQCVKVKDGRRMAPLGPRLALPHDYEGWFEILSEEGRAVRCIESVAELARRKPRSCLVRDSIKVNLPRPDDLDSVWEKTRVISPGEVLTVGDIVSGISRGNRGSGKYLGCVTSFGDTVYLPLELRGRFSTIAGEDNISGVHTVKTLMTKRFPLMVRLVHGKPPVGVKPGSQFVNEMRLYSLIEEECLVAMPLSKDSGVVPIPSNAPLKVLAPKNSETLMKMPEHAALVNKCHNLMVEVTGCIQVCDVHSVHEIKNAPPSPQYVYTRRQAPNSYRTVPLVKRSASDPQGTNLSGRAHLERGMSTPNDASLSPNEEFSDSDDVRYDEIDQIYDYVRGFAPLPVNIKNEFSASEEHKSQILPQISDGNNKAGERKPPDPPPIETIPARKASTGTVRHSQNTPQKITVSIVNRTPSFKTKDIYYPHRSQKSKKSSDDHIYEKIDKRKNGLKLVKVFETPNRNAPLRSNSASKVFQNGSANCDSNNNTKLPYKRQSQFQLHLNPSQNVSNGKSRFLKNNKNNSHAHKEVSGINRNNKSQKSSWVNSGVKTIATSPLFHIRYKSLTDLLMDTKKSSPESSNTSSGKKPSGSAGSSLSVSSKDDVDGLEDTSDIVEDIHRNGKVSRRLSRPKSLSNLIGDVTPKKRLDNHNYYNLVQNDLIKPPEINCPKFYSMPDSSRYAKNHYGSTHHSKKLGTLYL, encoded by the coding sequence ATGAGCTCCTCCCTCCTCTTGCTGCCGCCGATACTCCTGTCTCCCATGTCCATGCCTGAAGCCGCTCCCTACTTGGCCGCCGTCCAATGGAGCCATGAGGGACGACCCCTGCGGGAGTTCGCTGCCAAGACCCCTCTTCCTCAACCTGCCAAGATCATCAAGGGGCAGCACCAGAATCTGGGTGTACCTAGCTTGCCCTCTCCTAATCTCTGTCAATTTGTGCTCGTCGCTTCAGCTGGAAAGCAGCTTAAAGTCATCGCTCAGTGCGTCAAGGTGAAAGATGGCCGGAGAATGGCACCCCTTGGACCTAGATTAGCCTTACCTCATGACTACGAGGGATGGTTTGAAATTCTTTCTGAAGAAGGTCGAGCGGTGCGATGCATAGAGAGCGTAGCAGAGTTAGCCAGGAGGAAACCGAGATCCTGCTTGGTTCGGGATAGCATCAAAGTAAACCTTCCTCGTCCAGATGACCTTGACAGTGTGTGGGAGAAGACAAGAGTGATATCACCCGGTGAGGTTCTTACAGTCGGTGATATCGTCAGTGGAATATCCAGGGGTAATCGTGGCAGTGGCAAGTATCTCGGATGCGTCACTTCTTTTGGAGATACTGTGTATTTACCTCTGGAGCTGAGAGGAAGGTTTAGCACCATCGCTGGGGAGGATAACATCTCTGGTGTCCATACGGTGAAGACGCTGATGACTAAGAGATTTCCTTTGATGGTGCGGTTAGTGCATGGCAAACCTCCTGTGGGCGTCAAACCTGGTTCACAATTTGTTAATGAAATGAGGTTGTATTCATTAATAGAGGAAGAATGCCTTGTAGCCATGCCACTATCAAAAGACTCTGGTGTTGTCCCTATTCCATCCAATGCACCCCTTAAAGTTTTGGCTCCTAAAAATTCGGAAACCTTAATGAAGATGCCAGAGCACGCAGCTCTCGTTAATAAGTGCCACAATCTTATGGTGGAGGTTACTGGATGTATACAGGTTTGCGATGTCCACTCTGTTcacgaaattaaaaatgcaccACCTTCTCCTCAGTATGTTTATACTCGTCGCCAAGCTCCCAATTCCTATCGAACCGTACCTCTTGTTAAACGCAGTGCTTCTGACCCTCAAGGCACTAATCTTTCTGGAAGGGCTCATTTAGAAAGAGGAATGTCGACCCCAAACGATGCTTCGCTATCTCCTAATGAAGAATTTTCTGATTCTGATGACGTAAGATATGACGAGATAGATCAGATATATGACTATGTGAGAGGCTTCGCACCTTTGCCGGTAAATATCAAGAATGAGTTTTCAGCAAGTGAAGAACACAAGTCTCAAATCTTGCCACAAATATCTGATGGAAATAATAAGGCAGGTGAGCGTAAGCCGCCGGATCCTCCTCCCATTGAGACGATACCCGCGCGGAAGGCAAGCACGGGCACCGTTCGACATAGCCAAAACACACCGCAGAAGATTACTGTTAGCATTGTAAATCGAACCCCGTCTTTCAAGACCAAAGATATCTACTATCCGCATCGAAGTCAGAAATCTAAAAAGTCATCGGATGATCATATCTACGAAAAGATTGATAAGCGGAAAAACGGCTTAAAACTCGTGAAGGTGTTTGAAACACCGAATCGCAATGCTCCCCTGAGATCCAACAGTGCTAGCAAGGTCTTCCAAAATGGCAGTGCCAACTGCGACAGCAACAATAATACCAAGCTTCCTTACAAGAGACAAAGTCAGTTCCAACTTCACCTGAATCCTTCTCAGAATGTCTCCAACGGCAAGTCCCGGTTCTTGAAGAACAACAAGAACAACTCTCATGCTCACAAAGAGGTATCCGGGATCAACCGCAACAACAAATCGCAGAAAAGTTCGTGGGTGAACAGTGGAGTTAAAACCATCGCCACGTCTCCACTTTTCCACATAAGGTACAAATCCCTGACGGATTTGCTGATGGATACCAAGAAATCAAGTCCTGAATCCAGCAATACTTCATCCGGGAAAAAACCTTCCGGATCAGCTGGATCCAGTCTGTCTGTGTCTTCCAAAGACGATGTAGATGGCTTGGAAGACACTTCAGACATAGTTGAGGACATTCACCGAAACGGTAAAGTCTCCAGAAGATTGTCCAGACCTAAATCTTTGTCCAATCTGATTGGGGATGTGACGCCAAAGAAGCGATTGGACAATCATAACTATTATAATCTTGTTCAGAATGATCTCATAAAGCCACCAGAAATCAACTGTCCTAAATTCTATTCAATGCCTGATTCCTCAAGATATGCCAAGAACCATTATGGAAGCACGCACCACTCCAAAAAACTTGGAACTCTTTATTTATGA